In the genome of Dendropsophus ebraccatus isolate aDenEbr1 unplaced genomic scaffold, aDenEbr1.pat pat_scaffold_602_ctg1, whole genome shotgun sequence, one region contains:
- the LOC138777658 gene encoding calcium permeable stress-gated cation channel 1-like, whose amino-acid sequence LHLQVDAEQYYAELEEKLTDEFTAEKNRIPLKRLGTAFVTFQDERMTAVIIQDYSRPCCSRTPQQSSVTPILHSHQWGVRYAPAPSDVIWENLAVSGPMWWVRLAALNLALFILLFFLTTPAVIVSTMDRFNVTRPAENLQNPVITQFLPTLLLWMFSVCLPFLVYYSAFLECHWTRSNENQLTMHKCYLFLVFMVIILPSLGLTSLDLFFRWLFDIHFLDSANLKFQCVFLPNNGAFFVNYVITASLIGTAMELLRIPGLSVYATRLCLAKSVPERLHVKRSQAYEFQFGLEYAWTTCVFSVVMTYSITCPIIAPFGLLYLLLKHMTDRYNIYYAYIPTKLSPGLHAAAARQLLAAPILCLFWLLFFSVLRLGSSHPVTLFTFASLLCCLLFSIFGICLRKLQPKRPSSYQMSEQGEGMIQDTESSSISSTLQSTIFVAAVLQEHELSPLASPTHPSYGALETRADETPEAEHPQDGSP is encoded by the exons AATCATCCAGGATTACAGCCGTCCTTGTTGTAGCCGGACGCCCCAGCAGTCTTCGGTCACCCCAATCCTCCATTCCCACCAGTGGGGTGTGCGGTACGCTCCGGCGCCCAGTGATGTTATCTG GGAGAATCTGGCGGTGTCGGGACCCATGTGGTGGGTGCGGCTGGCGGCTCTGAACCTGGCGCTCTTCATCCTGCTCTTCTTTCTCACCACCCCTGCGGTCAttgtcagcaccatggacagattCAACGTCACGCGGCCTGCAGAGAACTTACAG AACCCGGTCATCACCCAGTTCCTGCCCACCCTGCTGCTCTGGATGTTCTCGGTGTGCCTGCCCTTCCTGGTCTATTACTCCGCCTTCCTGGAATGCCACTGGACCAG GTCCAACGAAAATCAGCTGACGATGCACAAGTGCTACCTGTTCCTGGTCTTCATGGTCATCATCCTGCCCTCCCTAGGCCTCACCAG CTTGGATCTCTTTTTCCGATGGCTGTTTGATATCCACTTCTTGgactctgccaacctgaagttcCA GTGTGTATTTCTACCAAACAACGGAGCGTTCTTTGTCAACTACGTCATTACGGCCAGCTTGATTGGCACGGCTATGGAGTTACTTCGTATTCCTGGACTTAGCGTGTACGCCACACGCCTGTGCTTAGCCAAATCTGTTCCTGAGCGTCTCCATGTGAAGCGG AGTCAGGCCTATGAGTTCCAGTTTGGCTTGGAGTATGCCTGGACCACCTGCGTCTTCTCGGTGGTGATGACCTACAGCATCACATGCCCCATCATCGCCCCCTTTG GATTGCTGTATCTGCTGCTGAAGCACATGACTGACCGCTACAATATCTACTACGCCTACATCCCCACCAAGCTGAGCCCCGGGCTGCACGCTGCCGCTGCCAGACAGCTCCTGGCCGCCCCCATCCTCTGCCTCTTCTGgctgctcttcttctctgtgCTGCGGCTGG gCTCCTCGCACCCTGTCACGCTCTTCACCTTCGCCAGTCTCCTCTGCTGTTTGCTCTTCTCCATTTTCGGCATTTGCCTAAGAAAACTGCAACCAAAAAGACCATCCAGCTACCAG ATGtcagagcagggggaggggatgaTCCAGGACACAGAGAGCAGCAGTATCTCATCCACGCTGCAGTCCACG ATTTTTGTGGCAGCCGTATTACAGGAGCATGAGCTGTCCCCTCTGGCCTCCCCCACCCATCCCTCCTATGGCGCCCTAGAGACCCGCGCTGACGAGACGCCGGAGGCCGAGCACCCCCAGGATGGCTCTCCCTGA